Below is a window of Ahaetulla prasina isolate Xishuangbanna chromosome 1, ASM2864084v1, whole genome shotgun sequence DNA.
AGGCAGGTTTCTCAAAAGATGGGGCTCCATGCATGTCATGTTAAAATAATCATCCAATATCAGTCTCCTTACACTATGCAGTTTTGCAAAAACTCTCTGAAGATCACAGTCACAGAACCAAGGATTGTCTGAGAGTAAGATGTGAGTTCCAGGGGTTTGCAAAGATAATAATGTTTTGAATTTAATATGCTCAATTTTATTGTGGATCAAGTTAAGTATTGTAAGGTGGCTTAATGGAATAAAGGCTCCAGGAGCAATAGTTTTTATCATATTACCTTCCAAGTTCAGGATCTCTAAGTGTTGCAGCATAGAAAATAATCTATTATGTAAGGCATGAAGGCAATTGTTCTGAAGGTAAAGTTGCCTCAAGCGAGTAAGACTGCGGAAAGTCCCCATTTCTATGgaggaaatattattattttgcaaattCAGCTTCTGAAGGTTTTCAAAGTATTGAAAACTCTTGTACTGTAGTTCCTGCAGTTTATTGTAGGCCAAAATAAGTTCGTGGAGAGAAGTAAGACCCACTGaaaaacttttgccaagaaatgaGATATCATTTCTACCAATATCAAGCTTGTGAAGCCTGCCCAGTGAAATGAATGTTCTTTCTCCAACTTTGTGGATGGAGTTGCTGCTCAAAAGGAGAATCTGCAACTTCCATAGGGAACTTAGAGATTTCCAAGGAATAGAATGCAAGTTGTTTTGAGAAAGGTCCAAGTGTTCTGCATCATGGGGGAACGTTAGATTGGACACCAGAGCATGAACTCCTGAACAGTTCACAAATGTTGTCCCTTCTTTGCAAAAACAGATTTTCTTGCAGGCTTGATAGATTTTAGAATCACTGTGTGAAAGAGCAAACCAAAGCCAGACTAAGTAATGGAAATACATTTCTGCCTTGTTCCGTGCTTTTGTTGATTCCTgttgaataatacaaataaaatatatattttagaaaaagtTGCATAATGTATAATTAAATtttaactacaggtaatcctcgacttctgAACACAATTGAGCTTAACATTTAtgttgagaaatttgttaagtgaattttgccccattttatgacttcttgccatatttttaagtgaatcactgcagttgttaaattagaaacaTGGTTAATccagattccccattgactttacttatcaaaaggtcacaaaaggggaccccaggacactgcaatgaaTATGAATCAGTTACCAAGCCACCAAGTTTTAATCATGTTATCAAgggaatgctacaacagtcataagtgtgaaaaatggtcataagttgctcttttcagtgctgttgtaactttgaacagtcactaaatgatttgttgtaaattgaagactacctatatcatCAAAAGTCAAAGCTGTTATCTCATTGACATGTCTCCCATATACTTAATAAATTGCCAAGCTGTCAAGTCCTCAGCAGTTTTCACAGATTTTGAGTTAGTTTAGTTACCTTGTTATTTGGCTGTCTGCATGTTAAAGCTCTTCAGCACATAACCTGGCAGATTTAAGTAAATCTATTTCATATAATGAATACACAACTAAAATGATTGATTGTCCAAGGGAGCGGTTGTTTTGATTTCCAATTGCTTCCTATGGCACTAACAATCAAGGTATCATCTGATAGAACATTCAAAATAGGTCTGTTCATTCTGCAGTTAGGATAAAGCAAATTTTGTTCCATCTGAATATCTACATTTTGGGATACATCTTTTAAAAAGCACAATGGATATTAGTGTAActattttttctgtatttttgatAATAAAAGAATAGGCTACACATTTATaaccagaaaaaaatgaaatacgaATCAAGCAAGGTTTGACCTTATATTTCCTTTAATTAGAAACTGATCATTTAAGGAACAGTTAAGTAGTAAAAGTTAACTTTACTCAGTTAATGTTAATGGATATTCACTTTAATGCTTTATCATAAGGTATATGAcaatttaagatttttatttcagaATTCTTATTTTGTAGAACATTTCTgacttaaaacatttatatactgtttcaaTCAAGAGATTCCCAAAATGGTACAAAAGTTTAATATAGTTTAAGAAGTTTAAAATACTTAGACATACAGTATACTATTTACCAATTTGCAAACCATGAAAAGCTTATTTAATCCTTGGAGAAGATGCTTATAAATAAGATGCCGGTCTACTTAATGGCGGGTGGGGGTGAGGTGGGTGGGAGCTAGTGTTGTATATGATGTAAGGAACAGCTTCATCTTAAACAAGGCAGACCTTGAGATAATTTCATCTGATGAAGAGCGTGAGTTTTCTTTTCCTGATATGCACTGAAattctttctttaaaacattGAAAAGATTTCATTAAAAGATCATGAGTTAGATGATTTTGCTTGAAAGGACatcacttcaaacccaagaattaAATATTCTTTAATTGATAAAGATGCCTCATATTGCAAAATAGGAGTGGGCAACCTACAGCTTCCAAATGTTTGCTTTGTAATGTAgcaaccataaaatactgataatTATTGTAAACATGGCTTATCATTTTGAGATGGAAAACGTGGCAACCAGTATTGAGCTATAGAAGAGGTTCCTGAAGAACTCATTTTATATAaacatagttattttgaaatagCTCTAAATTTGTTTGTAACTGAGACTGCTGCGACAAAGATCCACAATATATTGTGTATCATCTTCCAGAGTGATGAAGTGTAATAAATTATTTGAGTGTTTTTAATGCATGAAATGTGAGAGTAAACTGTCACAGCACTTGTGTATGAATGGAGAAATCTAAATAGTTCCATTTTTTCCAAGGTAAAATTATCCatgttaaattgaaaaaaaaaaattaatggtttTCAATCATCATAGACCACAAAGATTGTACTAATAAAAATGTCTTCCAACTTCTCACCTGGAACAGCACAAATGAAAAGATGCTTTTCTGTTGTTTTGCATTGGTCTGCCTTTTCAGCAACTTTCACTATTTATCATATCCAACAGTAGCAAAAGCAGTCTTACCTTTGTTGCCGCCTGAGACAAAGTGCATGTTTCAAATGTCTTTCAAAGAAGGATAGCGGCTGGTGGAAAAAGTATAGAGCTGAAAGGATTGGCTGTCATTGTGCTAAGGCAGACTAGTTGAAGTGCATGTGTCTGCAGAAGCATCAGGTTAAAAAGAAAAGTGTTAATAATTTAAACAGCTGCAAATGAACATTTATGCCCACCACCTGTTTCTTTTTAGTAAATACTGTTACTCAAATCACCTTGTAAGAATGTGGAAATATAGCAATACACTTTCCTTGTAATATATTGTGCTCTCTCCTATAATACACTGAAAGTTGATATGAGTGCGTATTTTAAATAGTTACCCATATATGTATTGGCAAAGTATCTCAATAGACGTGTGAAGCAAATGATGGAATAGTAAAAACATTGATTTCTACTAAGGTATTTTTGCAATAATACTGTATGTTATAGCATGCTTCCCCTTAAAACATGAGTTTACTAgaatgtattgtatttgtattgtccAAACCCCATCAACCCATGACATTAAAATAAACAGAAGACTTTGTGCGTATTGATGACTTCGACTTTATTCTTGAATATACATTCTCCACCTCAGCCCTTTGACTGTATTCTTGAATATACATTCTCAACTTTAGCCCCTAAGTAATGCTAAGAGTTTGTTCTTTTACTTATTTTAATATATCAACTAAAATTAACAATTCACATTATTAATGCAAAAACTGCAGCATAATTGCTTCAGGTCACAGCTACCTTGTGCATTTCTAAAAATTGATATTGAACCTTTCTTTAGCTTACAACAACTAAGTCTTTTAACATATAGCAGCTTAGCAACCCTACCAAAGGTGATCTGCCATTTTAACCTCTGGTTTAAAACCTTCCACAGGgtgctttgcttctttcaaaccttatcactattcaacttgccaatgaactggggggagggaaggatggaatgGAGTACTGAGAATTTGTGCACCGATCAAGAGAGCCTGGAAACCATCATGGTCACCATTGCAGGTATTTGAGAAGAGCCCATAACAAAAAGATATCTCATAAATGGACAATATGATCACCCAAGAATGGGGAGAAAGGGAAGCTATTGCTATCTAGGCAAACATTTGTGTGAAAAAACTAGAactggttttgattcttcagtaccaaaatggtgttatctaataaagttttacttttgggaattcaaagctCTCGAGAGTATTTACTTGTTTTGGGTTCGCTAGTCAAACAGTTGACATAATTGGCATATTCTTCTAGCTTTTCCAAAATAATCTTGTCTCATTGTTCTCATATGCTACAATAGCCTATTGTAAGTATCCAAAATATAACCTATAATTGATTTCATGTCAGTGATCTAGGATAATAATCCTTTTCTCAGTATACGATTGAAGTTTGTACGGAATTTCCAGGTAAGCTGAAGTTTTCTTCCATTGGCACAATAAATACAGGTTTTGTTAGTTTAACCCATAATATGTATGAAAGGATATAAGTCAGAGTTGTCAGTCAGTCCAGAAGTCAGAATTTTATTGGCAGAATCCACACAAATGTCACTTGAGTTAGAGATCAACCACTTGTTTCCAGCAAAAGAACTTGGGTCAGAGCTGCCTCTTAAATCAGGCCGCAGCCAGCTGTCACTAATTAAGAGTTACTCCCTTGCTTGGCAAGGAGTTTCGTAGACAACTCTGCTTTCCTCCTTACTGACTGAGTGCAGACTTTATGTCCTCCTCCTCTGACTGTTCCAGCTGTTCAAGTGGTGCATGTTTTTGAACAGCTTCGTGCGATTAAATCCTGGACACTTATCATTCAACAGGTTCAGCTCGAATAGGTTCTTTGTAATCAGATGCACAGTCTGAGTCCTGGGCCATGACACACTAGCAAGCTTTAGTTGAATCCTACAAATTTGGTGTACCTCAAAATATCTGTTTCTGCTATATGTATATAATTATGGGTTTGATCTACATGTATTGGCAGTACAACTGAATTTATAGTAATGTAGCTATTTTTAAAAGTTAGATCTAAATGAGGAGTATTACAAACTTCTATTAATGTTTCTGTTTGTACTTGTTTAGTTATCTAAGTATTGCTATATAATGGATTTCAAACCCTTTCTCAACAGGAAAATCTCCCCTTCCCCAAATAAAAGGTGTTTCTGAGAAATCAAAGAGGAATTTATTTCTctaagcttatttatttatttatttatttattgttcacacttttataccaccctatctccctagggactcagggcggtttacagccatataaaaacatatatatatacagagtaaaacattaatttaaaaaaacttattacataaggccgaatatttaaaatagagatataaataataaaaccccattaaaaccagatttaaaatttaaacatttaaaaattctagtccagtcctgtgcaaataaatagatgtgtcttaagctcgcggtggaaggttcgaaggtcaggaagttggcgaagtcctgggggaagctcgttccagagggtgggagcccccacagaaaaggcccttcccctgggtgtcgccagtcagcactgcctggccgacggcaccctgaggagtccctctctgtgagagcgcacgggtcggtgagaggcattcggtggcagcagacggtcccgtaagtagcccggccctatgccatggagcgctttgaagatcattaccaaaaccttgaagcgcacccggaaggccacaggcagccagtgcagtctgcgcaggagaggtgttacgtgggagccacgagctttATGTTAATTCTGGCTAATATTGTTAAAATTATGCTTATAGAACTGGAAACTAGGAGCAGGCCTTTCAATTAAAATCAGTAGAAAAATGGCATATTTTGGTCCCGTATGAAACAGAGGAAATCGCAGCCATACTTCATGCTCTACTacaggggttctcaaactacaGCCCGGATATGGCCAGCCGAAGCCATTAGTCCAGCCCACACAGGACCACAAGGCTGTCCCACCCACATTGCCTCGCCTACCCGCTAACTCCCACCCGCCTTCTGAAGGCTGGGGAGGCAAAAACAGGACATGGGGAggactctggaggccaaaaatgggcactTTTTTGGGCAGCAGAGAGGTACTGGAGGCCATAGAGGACAAAACAGGAAGCATGGACGtgtctggaggccaaaaacaggcccgttttttgcctacacacacacacacacacacacacacacacacacacaccagaagtCACTCATACAaaccccaaggcagccacatcccttcactatctTGCTTTTCACCTTCAGGAGCATaacaaagtttaatttgtgtgtattgtttggactgctaaatt
It encodes the following:
- the LOC131198972 gene encoding slit homolog 3 protein-like isoform X1, giving the protein MVCKLESTKARNKAEMYFHYLVWLWFALSHSDSKIYQACKKICFCKEGTTFVNCSGVHALVSNLTFPHDAEHLDLSQNNLHSIPWKSLSSLWKLQILLLSSNSIHKVGERTFISLGRLHKLDIGRNDISFLGKSFSVGLTSLHELILAYNKLQELQYKSFQYFENLQKLNLQNNNISSIEMGTFRSLTRLRQLYLQNNCLHALHNRLFSMLQHLEILNLEGNMIKTIAPGAFIPLSHLTILNLIHNKIEHIKFKTLLSLQTPGTHILLSDNPWFCDCDLQRVFAKLHSVRRLILDDYFNMTCMEPHLLRNLPLSSVDTELCTAETVTVLVITFTVFVTVVAAIVMAERNRKKRAEKRWNEDSDVSYNAQN
- the LOC131198972 gene encoding slit homolog 3 protein-like isoform X2, which translates into the protein MYFHYLVWLWFALSHSDSKIYQACKKICFCKEGTTFVNCSGVHALVSNLTFPHDAEHLDLSQNNLHSIPWKSLSSLWKLQILLLSSNSIHKVGERTFISLGRLHKLDIGRNDISFLGKSFSVGLTSLHELILAYNKLQELQYKSFQYFENLQKLNLQNNNISSIEMGTFRSLTRLRQLYLQNNCLHALHNRLFSMLQHLEILNLEGNMIKTIAPGAFIPLSHLTILNLIHNKIEHIKFKTLLSLQTPGTHILLSDNPWFCDCDLQRVFAKLHSVRRLILDDYFNMTCMEPHLLRNLPLSSVDTELCTAETVTVLVITFTVFVTVVAAIVMAERNRKKRAEKRWNEDSDVSYNAQN